One Apodemus sylvaticus chromosome 23, mApoSyl1.1, whole genome shotgun sequence genomic window carries:
- the LOC127673869 gene encoding 40S ribosomal protein S15a-like, translated as MVRMNVLADALKSINNAEKRGERQVLIRPCSKVIVRFLTVMMKHGYIGEFEIIDDHRAGKIIVNLTGRLNKYGVISPRFDVQLKDLEKWQNNLLPSRQFGFIVLTTSAGIMDHEEARRKHTGEKILGFFF; from the coding sequence ATGGTGCGAATGAATGTTTTGGCAGATGCTCTCAAGAGCATCAACAACGCCGAGAAGAGAGGCGAGCGCCAGGTCCTCATCAGACCATGCTCTAAAGTCATCGTTCGGTTCCTAACTGTGATGATGAAGCACGGCTACATTGGTGAATTCGAGATCATTGATGATCACAGAGCTGGGAAGATCATAGTGAACCTCACAGGAAGGTTGAACAAGTATGGAGTTATAAGCCCTAGATTTGATGTTCAACTCAAAGACCTAGAGAAATGGCAGAACAATCTGCTCCCATCACGGCAGTTTGGTTTCATTGTGCTGACAACCTCGGCTGGCATCATGGACCATGAAGAGGCAAGacgaaaacacacaggagagaaaatcctgggattctttttttaa